The following proteins come from a genomic window of Dongia rigui:
- a CDS encoding tripartite tricarboxylate transporter TctB family protein — translation MSADNKARPQHWQERGIGLVLLLLGAGIIFGTFSVGALPGQDSLGPRLFPALIGGGLILLGLAHFRPGRSDTREGHADEGHWPSLLWMMGGLVLGVICYKPVGFIPAALAVFVLTARGFAGRWDWRHVVAGLIVALIAFFGFTKGLGLNLPTGILKFMLGGH, via the coding sequence GTGAGCGCCGACAACAAGGCGCGGCCACAGCATTGGCAGGAGCGGGGCATTGGCCTCGTCCTGCTGCTGCTGGGCGCTGGTATCATCTTTGGCACATTCAGCGTCGGTGCGCTCCCGGGCCAGGACAGCCTGGGACCGCGTCTGTTTCCGGCGCTGATCGGCGGCGGGCTCATCCTGCTGGGCCTGGCGCATTTTCGCCCCGGCCGCAGCGACACGCGGGAAGGCCATGCCGATGAAGGGCATTGGCCGAGCCTGCTGTGGATGATGGGTGGGCTGGTGCTGGGGGTGATCTGCTACAAGCCGGTCGGGTTCATCCCGGCGGCGCTTGCGGTCTTCGTGCTCACGGCGCGCGGCTTTGCCGGCAGATGGGATTGGCGCCATGTGGTGGCCGGCCTCATCGTGGCGCTCATTGCCTTCTTTGGTTTCACCAAGGGGCTGGGGCTCAATCTCCCGACCGGGATTCTGAAATTCATGCTCGGGGGACATTGA
- a CDS encoding tripartite tricarboxylate transporter permease, producing MGTFDALLQGFAVAFTPVNLLWSLLGVTLGTAIGVLPGIGPALTIALLLPVTYHLDPTAAFIIFGGIYYGAMYGSSTTSILLNVPGETGSIVTAIDGHMMAKKGRAAAALATAAIGSFVAGTLATVGLSFVSPIMVKIALLFGPAEYFSLMLLAFVTVSALLGSSILRGMTSLFIGLAIGLIGIDTQTGQARFTFGLLPLLDGVDVVVVAVGIFALGEAFHVAFREARRPEEISSVTGSLWMSREDWSRSWKPWLRGTVLGFPLGALPAGGTEIPTFLSYLIEKRLSKRPQEFGQGAIEAVAGPEAANNAAVAGVLVPLLSFGLPTSATAAILLAAFQQYGIQPGPLLFTSNSALVWALIASLYLGNIMLLVLNLPLVGLWAKLLLIPRPMLYGGIMVLSMLGVYSLKNSVFDLWLLVGIGGVGFLMRQFEYPVAPLVVGLILGPMAEEQFRRAYAIAQGDMSVFVTHPISLVLLILTAACVIGPAILKRRKVATP from the coding sequence ATGGGTACCTTTGACGCCCTGCTGCAGGGCTTTGCCGTCGCGTTCACGCCGGTCAATCTGCTGTGGTCGCTGCTCGGCGTGACGCTGGGGACCGCGATCGGCGTGCTGCCGGGCATCGGCCCGGCGCTCACCATCGCGCTGCTGCTGCCCGTCACCTATCACCTCGACCCCACTGCCGCCTTCATCATCTTCGGCGGCATCTATTATGGCGCCATGTACGGGAGTTCGACGACCTCGATCCTCCTCAACGTACCGGGCGAGACGGGATCGATCGTCACCGCCATCGACGGGCATATGATGGCCAAGAAGGGCCGCGCCGCGGCGGCGCTCGCCACGGCGGCCATCGGATCCTTCGTCGCCGGCACCTTGGCCACGGTAGGCCTCAGCTTCGTCTCGCCGATCATGGTCAAGATCGCGCTGCTGTTCGGCCCGGCGGAATATTTCAGCCTGATGCTGCTCGCTTTCGTCACCGTTTCGGCGCTGCTCGGCTCGTCGATCCTGCGCGGCATGACGTCGCTCTTCATCGGCCTGGCCATCGGCCTCATCGGCATCGACACCCAGACGGGCCAGGCGCGCTTCACCTTCGGCCTGCTGCCCCTGCTGGACGGCGTCGACGTGGTCGTCGTCGCGGTCGGCATCTTTGCGCTCGGCGAAGCCTTCCACGTGGCCTTCCGGGAAGCGCGGCGGCCGGAGGAGATCTCGAGCGTCACGGGCAGCCTGTGGATGTCGCGGGAGGATTGGAGCCGGTCCTGGAAACCCTGGTTGCGCGGGACCGTGCTGGGCTTTCCGCTGGGCGCGCTGCCGGCGGGTGGGACCGAGATTCCGACCTTCCTCTCATATCTCATCGAGAAGCGCCTCTCGAAACGCCCGCAGGAATTCGGGCAAGGCGCAATTGAAGCGGTGGCGGGGCCAGAGGCCGCCAACAATGCGGCGGTGGCCGGTGTGCTGGTGCCGCTCTTGTCCTTCGGTCTCCCCACCTCGGCCACGGCGGCCATTCTGCTTGCCGCCTTCCAGCAATACGGCATCCAGCCGGGGCCGCTGCTCTTCACCAGCAATTCGGCACTGGTCTGGGCGCTGATCGCCAGCCTTTATCTTGGCAACATCATGCTGCTGGTGCTCAATCTGCCGCTGGTGGGCCTGTGGGCGAAGCTGCTGCTGATCCCGCGGCCGATGCTCTATGGCGGGATCATGGTCCTCTCCATGCTGGGCGTCTATTCGCTCAAAAATTCGGTCTTCGATTTGTGGCTGCTGGTCGGCATCGGTGGGGTCGGCTTCCTGATGCGGCAGTTCGAATATCCGGTGGCGCCTTTGGTCGTGGGGCTCATTCTGGGGCCGATGGCGGAAGAACAGTTCCGCCGCGCCTATGCCATCGCGCAAGGGGATATGAGTGTGTTCGTGACGCATCCGATTTCGCTGGTGCTGCTGATCCTCACAGCTGCCTGCGTCATCGGCCCGGCGATCTTGAAGCGGCGGAAGGTCGCCACACCTTAG
- a CDS encoding ABC transporter ATP-binding protein, producing MAGDTILEIRDIRKNFGAYQALKGVSLSVRQGEFIALVGPSGCGKTTLLKQIAGFEEPDSGSLSIAGQPMLGVPAAERPTSMVFQKLALFPHMTVADNIGFPLKLRKVDPAIIAKRVEEMIELMQLKREYLTRYPRQLSGGEQQRVALARSMISEPKLLLLDEPLSALDVKLKKVLQAELKRLHRSVGVTFVHVTHDLEEAIMLADRICVMRAGEILQVGGPNDIYYRPADTFVAGFIGDTNLIPVELRGHAVSAPGLIAADPTVPAQFVAPGLGDGPALLMVRPELITPLASHENADFILDVTITEVFCKGGTVQFRSVMTNGAPLVFELPGASRQPADIGDKLRLGFPKRDIYLFREKGAA from the coding sequence ATGGCTGGCGATACGATCCTTGAAATCCGCGACATCCGGAAAAACTTCGGTGCCTATCAGGCGCTGAAAGGTGTGTCGCTCAGCGTGCGGCAGGGCGAATTCATCGCCCTCGTGGGTCCGTCGGGTTGCGGGAAGACCACGCTGTTGAAACAGATCGCCGGTTTCGAAGAGCCGGACAGCGGCAGTCTCTCCATTGCCGGCCAGCCGATGCTGGGTGTGCCGGCCGCCGAGCGCCCGACCTCGATGGTGTTTCAGAAGCTGGCGCTCTTTCCGCATATGACGGTTGCCGACAATATCGGCTTTCCGCTGAAGCTCCGCAAAGTCGACCCGGCCATCATTGCCAAACGCGTCGAGGAGATGATCGAACTGATGCAGTTGAAGCGCGAATATCTGACGCGCTATCCCCGCCAGCTCTCGGGTGGCGAGCAGCAGCGCGTGGCGCTCGCCCGTTCGATGATCTCGGAACCCAAGCTTCTGCTGCTCGACGAACCGCTCTCGGCGCTTGATGTCAAATTGAAGAAGGTGCTGCAGGCGGAACTGAAGCGCCTCCACCGCAGCGTCGGTGTCACCTTCGTCCATGTGACGCATGACCTTGAAGAAGCCATCATGCTGGCCGACCGCATCTGCGTCATGCGCGCGGGTGAGATCCTGCAGGTGGGTGGTCCCAACGACATCTATTACCGCCCGGCGGATACGTTCGTTGCCGGCTTCATCGGCGATACCAACCTCATTCCGGTCGAGCTGCGCGGGCACGCCGTGAGCGCCCCCGGCCTGATCGCCGCCGACCCGACCGTGCCGGCGCAATTCGTGGCGCCGGGCCTTGGTGACGGTCCGGCCTTGCTGATGGTGCGGCCCGAACTCATCACGCCCCTGGCGTCGCATGAGAATGCGGATTTCATTCTCGACGTCACCATCACCGAGGTCTTCTGCAAGGGCGGCACGGTACAGTTCCGCAGTGTCATGACCAACGGCGCGCCGCTCGTCTTCGAATTGCCGGGCGCCTCACGGCAGCCCGCCGATATCGGCGACAAATTGCGCTTAGGCTTCCCCAAGCGCGACATCTATCTCTTCCGCGAGAAGGGTGCAGCATGA
- a CDS encoding helix-turn-helix transcriptional regulator, whose amino-acid sequence MDSGPHISGRRVPMTRSTQLLEQWNRGIADMLSALDQESFAPRLLQSVTRLIHFDFLMVFAYRGAGRPLALGDTLPDPQRQVVINAYCAAPYVLDPFFQRVAAGVQSGCYRLRDIAPDRFRQSEYFRTHYSLTGIREEVGFYFPLGDATGVLSLARWEASPGLGRSDMDLLEALAPAISGLCARHWASVAAPASLTRPRLRDAAQVNAAYTEFGAKQLSDRERQIVSLILQGHSTGSVAHLLDISAGTVKVHRKNIYRKLGLSTQAELFAAFLSFVG is encoded by the coding sequence GTGGATTCCGGGCCCCATATCTCCGGCCGCCGCGTGCCGATGACCCGCTCGACCCAGCTCCTCGAGCAATGGAACCGCGGCATCGCCGACATGCTCAGCGCCCTCGACCAGGAAAGCTTCGCGCCGCGTCTGCTGCAATCGGTGACGCGCCTCATCCATTTCGACTTCCTGATGGTCTTTGCCTATCGCGGCGCTGGCAGGCCCTTGGCGCTGGGCGACACGCTTCCCGATCCGCAGCGCCAGGTGGTGATCAACGCCTATTGCGCGGCACCCTATGTGCTCGACCCCTTCTTCCAGCGCGTGGCGGCGGGCGTGCAATCGGGCTGCTATCGCCTGCGGGACATCGCCCCGGACCGCTTCCGCCAGAGCGAGTATTTCCGCACCCATTACAGCCTCACCGGCATCCGCGAGGAGGTGGGGTTCTATTTCCCATTGGGGGATGCGACCGGCGTGCTGTCGCTGGCGCGCTGGGAAGCGAGCCCCGGTTTGGGCCGATCCGACATGGACCTCCTCGAGGCCCTGGCCCCGGCCATTTCCGGCCTTTGCGCCCGGCATTGGGCGAGCGTCGCGGCCCCCGCGAGCCTCACGCGCCCGCGCCTCCGCGATGCCGCCCAGGTCAATGCCGCCTATACCGAATTCGGCGCCAAGCAGCTCTCCGACCGCGAACGCCAGATCGTCTCGCTGATCCTCCAAGGCCATTCCACCGGCTCGGTCGCCCATCTCCTCGACATCTCGGCCGGAACGGTGAAAGTGCACCGCAAAAACATCTACCGGAAGTTAGGCCTCTCGACCCAGGCCGAGCTGTTCGCCGCGTTTCTGAGCTTCGTGGGCTAA
- a CDS encoding ABC transporter substrate-binding protein, giving the protein MSWYSDLPKFYQNQIKAMGLDDEGMSRRRLLKTAGAAAGAAAMSGLTFGRSARAAAQMSYMCWEGYNDARIIDPFKAANDVDIAFDLIVDSPGGFAKLQAGASREIDLVSSDMPWVTRMGPAGLALELNPDDYADVYATFYDQFKPPFEPLMNEGKTIGVATRWGWVGGCINTDITDPDTWRSYDPVFDAKNKDKICVMDWGDWPILPMALHAGIDPYQELDAAALDEVRKVLRAMFKNTRTLVADLTQAQKGLLDGSLLGCIGAGSYLTSAVRKQGHKNIIATVPDPKNGLKQGIIWVEATAIVKETDQPELAQKLLKHVVSKEAGHILSLLDTTCNVVTNKAVEALYTDEEKSILQTDYMWHAWDNSQMHRIAPNIDEMLAIWQEELAAAQ; this is encoded by the coding sequence ATGTCCTGGTATAGCGATCTACCGAAATTCTATCAGAACCAGATCAAGGCGATGGGCCTTGACGATGAAGGCATGTCGCGTCGTCGCCTGTTGAAGACGGCTGGCGCCGCGGCCGGTGCCGCCGCGATGAGCGGCCTTACCTTCGGCCGCTCGGCGCGTGCTGCTGCCCAGATGAGCTATATGTGCTGGGAAGGCTATAACGACGCGCGCATCATCGATCCCTTCAAGGCCGCCAATGATGTCGACATCGCCTTCGACCTCATCGTCGATTCACCGGGCGGTTTTGCGAAGCTCCAGGCCGGCGCCTCGCGCGAGATCGATTTGGTTTCCAGCGACATGCCGTGGGTGACGCGCATGGGTCCGGCGGGCCTGGCGCTGGAACTCAACCCGGATGACTACGCCGACGTCTATGCGACCTTCTACGACCAGTTCAAGCCGCCCTTCGAGCCCTTGATGAACGAGGGCAAGACCATCGGCGTCGCGACACGTTGGGGCTGGGTCGGCGGGTGCATCAACACCGACATCACCGATCCCGACACCTGGCGCTCCTACGATCCGGTCTTCGACGCAAAGAACAAGGACAAGATCTGCGTCATGGATTGGGGCGATTGGCCGATCCTGCCCATGGCGCTCCATGCCGGCATCGACCCCTATCAGGAGCTGGATGCCGCAGCGCTTGATGAAGTGCGCAAGGTCTTGCGCGCCATGTTCAAGAACACCCGCACGCTGGTGGCGGACCTCACGCAGGCACAAAAGGGCCTGCTCGACGGTTCGCTGCTGGGCTGCATCGGTGCCGGTTCCTACCTCACCTCGGCTGTCAGGAAGCAGGGGCACAAGAACATCATCGCCACCGTGCCCGATCCGAAGAACGGCCTGAAGCAGGGCATCATCTGGGTCGAAGCCACCGCGATCGTGAAGGAAACCGACCAGCCGGAACTGGCGCAGAAGCTCCTGAAGCACGTCGTCTCCAAGGAAGCCGGCCACATCCTCTCTCTGCTCGACACCACCTGCAATGTGGTGACGAACAAGGCGGTGGAAGCGCTCTACACCGATGAGGAAAAGAGCATCCTGCAGACCGACTACATGTGGCATGCCTGGGACAATTCCCAGATGCACCGCATCGCCCCCAACATCGACGAGATGCTGGCGATCTGGCAGGAAGAACTGGCGGCGGCGCAGTAA
- a CDS encoding ABC transporter permease, giving the protein MAYPTPTPWMNARAEARLANVLLYGSVAAVLVFFYLPIFTLIAFSFQEGRYPTLPFEGVSLKWYGALFENSGARDALWNSTVIAIAATVFATVIGSAAAIVAVRYKFRFRLPFTGLSAAPLAFPQLLLGIVLLLWFSVLGRTFNFNTGIVTAIIGHIVYITPFAMVIVAVQVFNFDSTLEDAARDCGATTFEVYRYVTLPLLWPGIFSAGIFAFLLSWGNFYLTYSLAGSTRTLPTFVFSGIATGSSPLYPAIATVVFIPGILLVILADRVRRKAT; this is encoded by the coding sequence ATGGCCTATCCGACACCCACCCCGTGGATGAATGCGCGCGCCGAGGCGCGGCTTGCCAATGTGCTGCTCTATGGTTCGGTGGCAGCCGTGCTCGTCTTCTTCTATCTGCCGATCTTCACCCTCATCGCCTTCTCGTTTCAGGAAGGGCGCTATCCAACCCTGCCCTTCGAAGGCGTGTCGCTGAAATGGTATGGTGCGCTGTTCGAGAATTCGGGGGCGCGGGATGCGCTGTGGAACTCGACCGTCATCGCGATCGCTGCGACCGTTTTTGCCACCGTGATCGGCTCCGCCGCCGCCATCGTTGCCGTACGCTATAAATTCCGCTTCCGGCTGCCCTTCACGGGCCTCAGCGCCGCGCCGCTCGCCTTCCCGCAGCTGCTGCTGGGGATCGTGCTGCTGTTGTGGTTCTCGGTGCTGGGCCGGACGTTCAACTTCAATACCGGAATCGTCACGGCGATCATCGGCCACATCGTCTACATCACGCCCTTTGCGATGGTGATCGTCGCGGTGCAGGTGTTCAATTTCGACAGCACCCTTGAGGATGCAGCGCGCGATTGCGGCGCCACGACCTTCGAAGTCTACCGCTATGTCACGCTGCCGCTGCTCTGGCCGGGCATCTTCTCGGCCGGCATCTTCGCCTTCCTGCTCAGCTGGGGCAATTTCTACCTCACCTACAGCCTGGCTGGTTCGACGCGGACCTTGCCCACCTTCGTCTTCTCAGGGATAGCCACCGGGTCCTCGCCGCTTTATCCGGCGATCGCCACGGTGGTCTTCATTCCCGGCATCCTCCTCGTGATCCTCGCGGACCGGGTGCGGCGGAAGGCAACCTAG
- a CDS encoding Bug family tripartite tricarboxylate transporter substrate binding protein has protein sequence MNDFSRRQVLKTGAALAAISAFGIGTLLSRDAFAAIEQLTLVAPAKPGGGWDQTARSMQEVLQGAGIVSAVQVENVAGAGGTVGLAQFANRKGDASALLVGGLVMLGAILTNKSPVSLKDVTPLARLTGEYEVIVVPAASELKTMGDLAAKLKADTGAVSWGGGSAGGTDHILAGLVAKAVGADVTKLNYVAFSGGGEALAAIVGGHVTCGVSGLGEFEAQIKAGELRALAISSPERLAGLEAPTLKESGIDVELANWRGVFGAGELADEDKKTLLDAVDAMVKSDGWKKTLETKGWMDTYLAGDAFATYLTEEEARVTTVLKEIGLVS, from the coding sequence ATGAACGATTTTTCGCGCCGCCAGGTCTTGAAGACCGGTGCCGCTCTCGCTGCCATCTCCGCTTTCGGCATCGGCACCTTACTGTCGCGCGACGCCTTCGCCGCGATCGAGCAACTGACTCTCGTCGCCCCGGCAAAACCCGGCGGCGGCTGGGACCAGACCGCGCGCTCGATGCAGGAAGTGCTGCAAGGGGCCGGCATCGTCTCGGCCGTGCAGGTCGAGAATGTGGCCGGTGCCGGCGGTACCGTCGGCCTGGCGCAGTTTGCCAACCGCAAGGGCGATGCCTCGGCCTTGCTGGTCGGCGGCCTCGTCATGCTGGGCGCCATTCTCACCAACAAATCGCCGGTCTCACTCAAAGACGTGACGCCGCTGGCACGCCTCACCGGCGAATATGAAGTGATCGTCGTGCCGGCCGCCTCCGAGTTGAAGACGATGGGCGATCTGGCGGCGAAGCTCAAAGCCGATACCGGCGCCGTCTCCTGGGGCGGCGGTTCGGCGGGCGGCACCGACCATATCCTGGCCGGGCTCGTCGCTAAGGCCGTGGGTGCCGATGTCACCAAGCTCAATTACGTCGCCTTCTCAGGGGGGGGCGAAGCGCTGGCCGCCATCGTCGGCGGGCATGTGACCTGTGGCGTCAGCGGGCTTGGCGAATTCGAAGCGCAGATCAAGGCGGGCGAACTCCGCGCGCTGGCGATTTCATCGCCGGAGCGCCTGGCCGGCCTTGAGGCGCCGACGCTGAAGGAATCCGGGATCGATGTGGAGCTTGCCAATTGGCGCGGCGTGTTCGGTGCCGGCGAACTTGCCGATGAAGACAAGAAGACCCTGCTGGACGCGGTCGATGCCATGGTGAAATCGGACGGCTGGAAGAAGACGCTCGAAACCAAAGGCTGGATGGATACCTATCTGGCCGGTGATGCCTTTGCCACCTACCTCACCGAGGAAGAGGCGCGCGTCACCACCGTGCTCAAGGAAATCGGTCTGGTTTCGTGA
- a CDS encoding ABC transporter permease, translating to MNGEIDRSWRDPELLVKALPSVILQTAFFLAPLLMTVALTFQQTKNYQLQWTWSLFVWTDIFSKGHYWTILGHTLFMAISCVILCLVIAFPVAYALATRLRAYQNHVKVLITFAFLTDATLKTFGWVLFLDKNGAANYLLQQWGFPPAMVDILFTDWATMLGMVYNLLSFAIFTIYLSIDAIDRSLILAAYDAGASKFRAFWEVTLPLARPGIWAASVLIFLLAVGVFLEPKVLGGGKSPMSAELIRQTFETRVNWPLGAALTLVLMTVAVFVVLLFNRVYSLKRHMGPV from the coding sequence ATGAACGGCGAGATCGACCGTTCCTGGCGCGACCCGGAATTGCTGGTGAAGGCGCTGCCCAGCGTCATCCTGCAGACGGCGTTTTTCCTGGCGCCGCTCCTCATGACGGTGGCGCTCACCTTCCAGCAGACCAAGAACTACCAGCTGCAATGGACCTGGTCGCTCTTCGTCTGGACCGACATTTTTTCAAAAGGTCATTACTGGACGATCCTGGGACACACGCTGTTCATGGCGATTTCCTGCGTGATCCTGTGCCTCGTCATCGCCTTTCCCGTGGCCTATGCGCTGGCAACGCGTCTGCGCGCCTATCAGAATCACGTCAAGGTGCTGATCACCTTCGCGTTCCTGACCGATGCGACCCTGAAGACCTTCGGCTGGGTGCTATTCCTCGACAAGAACGGTGCCGCTAATTACCTGCTGCAGCAATGGGGCTTCCCGCCAGCGATGGTCGACATCCTCTTCACCGATTGGGCGACGATGCTGGGCATGGTCTATAACCTGCTCTCCTTCGCCATCTTCACCATCTACCTCTCGATCGATGCCATCGACCGCTCGTTGATCCTCGCCGCCTATGATGCGGGTGCCAGCAAGTTCCGCGCCTTCTGGGAAGTGACCTTGCCGCTGGCGCGGCCCGGCATCTGGGCGGCCTCGGTCCTCATCTTCCTGCTCGCCGTCGGCGTGTTCCTGGAACCCAAGGTGCTGGGCGGCGGCAAGTCGCCGATGTCGGCCGAGCTCATCCGCCAGACCTTCGAGACGCGCGTCAACTGGCCGCTGGGGGCAGCGCTCACGTTGGTCCTCATGACGGTCGCGGTCTTCGTCGTGCTCCTCTTCAACCGGGTCTATTCCCTGAAGCGGCATATGGGGCCGGTCTGA
- the mutS gene encoding DNA mismatch repair protein MutS, translated as MDTQPSPETPQWARDTADATPMMAQYLAAKREHQDALLFYRMGDFYEMFFEDAVKAAAALDIALTKRGRHAGEEIPMCGVPVHAHDAYMSKLVRQGFKVAVCEQIEDPAEAKKRGSKSVVKRAVTRIVTPGTLTEDALLEARRHNFLACITEAGGELGLAWVDISTGSFFVQKVSERDLAAAMARLDPTEILIADRLLARPELFEFFADYKKRLSPLPSARFDSDNARKRLTAFLGTATLDAFGAFTRAEVAAAGAVLDYVELTQQGKIPRLSAPRQVVDGALMEIDAATRRNLELIRSLNGERQGSLLATIDRSLTGAGGRLLGDWLSAPLTEAQAILARLDLVQYLVSEDAFRDRLRDALRRVPDLERALSRLTAGRGGPRDLASIRDGLKATADFRALIDGQQAAVPALLQMAAADLGHHAELVDRLARSLAEDLPLLTRDGGFIAKGYHPELDEYRSLREDSRTLILELEARLKNETGIPALKIRHNNVIGYYIEVTPVHADKLKGDARYIHRQSMANAMRFSTGELAELESKIVHAGDRAIALEQRLFDDLVAETIQRAEPIAKAAGALALIDVGTALAELAREGDWVRPEIDDGAEFIISGGRHPVVEAALARSQGGSFVANDCDLSPDKRLWLVTGPNMAGKSTFLRQNALIAILAQMGSFVPARAAKIGIVDRLFSRVGAADDLARGRSTFMVEMVETAAILNRATPRSLVILDEIGRGTATFDGLSIAWACLEHIHEINACRALFATHYHELTHLAGTLPALKPQTMRVMEWQGEVKFLHEIGPGAADRSYGIHVAKLAGLPAAALRRAEEVLGILEKGEQAGALSRLADDLPLFSVQAPAAPALLKGSAVEERLKTVNPDELSPKAALEELYRLRGLLSD; from the coding sequence ATGGACACTCAGCCCTCTCCCGAAACCCCGCAATGGGCGCGCGACACGGCAGATGCGACGCCGATGATGGCGCAGTATCTGGCGGCCAAGCGCGAGCATCAGGACGCGCTGCTGTTCTATCGCATGGGCGATTTCTACGAGATGTTCTTCGAGGACGCGGTGAAGGCCGCGGCCGCCCTCGACATCGCGCTGACCAAGCGCGGTCGCCATGCCGGCGAAGAAATCCCCATGTGCGGCGTGCCGGTGCATGCCCATGACGCCTACATGTCGAAGCTGGTGCGCCAGGGCTTCAAGGTCGCCGTCTGCGAGCAGATCGAGGACCCGGCCGAAGCCAAGAAGCGCGGTTCGAAATCGGTGGTGAAGCGCGCGGTGACGCGCATCGTCACACCCGGGACACTCACCGAGGATGCGCTCCTCGAGGCGCGGCGGCACAATTTCCTGGCCTGCATCACGGAGGCCGGCGGCGAGCTGGGCCTCGCCTGGGTCGATATCTCGACGGGCAGTTTCTTCGTGCAGAAGGTCTCGGAGCGGGATCTGGCCGCCGCCATGGCGCGGCTCGATCCGACCGAGATCCTGATTGCCGACCGGCTCCTTGCCAGGCCCGAGCTTTTCGAATTCTTTGCCGATTACAAGAAGCGCCTGTCGCCGCTCCCCTCGGCGCGTTTCGACAGCGACAATGCCAGGAAGCGTCTCACGGCCTTCCTCGGCACCGCCACGCTCGATGCCTTCGGTGCCTTTACGCGTGCGGAAGTGGCGGCGGCCGGCGCGGTGCTCGATTACGTCGAACTGACCCAGCAGGGGAAGATCCCGCGCCTCTCCGCCCCGCGCCAGGTGGTCGACGGTGCCCTCATGGAGATCGACGCGGCGACGCGGCGTAACCTGGAACTCATCCGGTCGTTGAATGGCGAGCGGCAGGGGTCGCTCCTTGCCACCATCGACCGCAGCCTCACCGGTGCCGGCGGACGGCTGCTGGGCGATTGGCTGTCGGCACCACTGACCGAGGCGCAAGCGATCCTCGCCAGATTGGATCTGGTCCAATATCTGGTGAGCGAGGATGCCTTCCGCGACCGGCTGCGTGACGCCTTGCGCCGCGTGCCGGATCTCGAGCGCGCCTTGTCGCGTTTGACGGCGGGGCGCGGTGGACCGCGCGATCTCGCCAGCATCCGCGACGGTTTGAAGGCGACCGCCGATTTCCGCGCGCTCATCGATGGTCAGCAGGCGGCGGTGCCGGCGCTCCTGCAGATGGCCGCCGCCGATCTTGGCCATCATGCGGAACTGGTCGATCGCCTGGCGCGGTCGCTGGCCGAAGATCTGCCGCTGCTGACACGCGATGGCGGCTTCATCGCCAAGGGCTATCACCCGGAACTCGATGAATACCGCAGCCTGCGCGAGGATTCGCGCACCCTCATCCTGGAACTGGAAGCGCGGCTTAAAAACGAGACCGGCATTCCGGCCCTGAAGATCCGACACAACAATGTCATCGGCTATTATATCGAGGTAACACCGGTTCATGCCGACAAGCTGAAGGGTGATGCGCGCTACATCCACCGCCAGAGCATGGCGAATGCGATGCGCTTCTCGACCGGCGAGCTTGCGGAACTGGAAAGCAAGATCGTCCATGCCGGCGACCGGGCCATTGCCCTGGAGCAGCGCCTCTTCGACGATCTCGTCGCCGAAACCATTCAGCGCGCCGAGCCGATCGCGAAGGCGGCGGGGGCTTTGGCGCTGATCGATGTCGGTACGGCCCTTGCCGAACTGGCGCGCGAAGGCGATTGGGTGCGCCCCGAAATCGATGACGGTGCCGAGTTCATCATCAGCGGCGGGCGTCACCCGGTGGTCGAGGCGGCGCTGGCGAGATCCCAAGGCGGCAGCTTTGTTGCCAATGATTGCGACCTGTCGCCGGATAAGCGCCTGTGGCTGGTGACCGGTCCGAACATGGCCGGTAAGTCGACCTTTCTGCGGCAGAACGCGCTTATCGCGATCCTGGCGCAAATGGGTAGCTTCGTGCCGGCCAGGGCCGCCAAGATCGGCATCGTCGACCGGCTGTTCAGCCGGGTGGGGGCGGCGGACGATCTGGCCCGCGGCCGTTCGACCTTCATGGTCGAGATGGTGGAGACGGCGGCGATCCTCAATCGTGCCACACCGCGCTCGCTGGTGATCCTCGATGAAATCGGCCGCGGGACCGCAACCTTCGACGGTCTCTCGATCGCCTGGGCGTGCCTGGAGCATATCCACGAGATCAATGCGTGCCGCGCGCTCTTTGCCACGCATTACCATGAACTGACGCATCTTGCCGGCACGTTGCCGGCGCTGAAGCCGCAGACGATGCGGGTGATGGAGTGGCAGGGCGAGGTGAAATTCCTGCACGAGATCGGGCCGGGTGCCGCCGACCGCTCCTATGGCATTCATGTCGCCAAGCTCGCCGGCTTGCCGGCTGCCGCCTTGCGTCGCGCCGAGGAAGTCCTCGGCATCTTGGAAAAAGGCGAGCAGGCGGGGGCGCTGTCGCGCCTTGCCGACGATCTGCCGCTGTTTTCGGTGCAAGCGCCAGCAGCGCCGGCATTGCTGAAAGGCAGCGCCGTCGAGGAACGGCTGAAAACGGTCAACCCCGATGAACTCTCGCCCAAGGCAGCGCTCGAGGAACTCTACCGGCTCAGGGGATTGCTCAGCGATTAG